The following proteins are encoded in a genomic region of Xylocopa sonorina isolate GNS202 chromosome 14, iyXylSono1_principal, whole genome shotgun sequence:
- the LOC143430537 gene encoding uncharacterized protein LOC143430537: MRERTTEGPWTVVAADVMRPFPRSKNRHRYVLVFQDLFTKYVKLRPLRTATGATIAVALGELTTVPPYHAQTSPVERVNRTLKTMIISFVEDDHRNWDVHLLELCFALNTAVQSSTQMTPAFLNLGRHPRPAKSILKELPAPPYGNWADSAVWNDRMQRLPLIHDWARKNLSKTTSRQAGYYNRGRVHREYNLVRRRNRVLSSTAQRFAAKLAPRFKGLYKITAKLSPVVYRIRIPGKRTQPKVHTKNLLPYHPPLNPPGPMNLILPHPPDQFVK; this comes from the exons ATGCGCGAAAGAACAACTGAAGGACCGTGGACGGTAGTTGCTGCAGATGTTATGAGACCATTTCCGCGGAGTAAGAATCGGCATAGATACGTGCTAGTGTTTCAGGATTTATTCACGAAATACGTGAAACTTAGGCCTTTACGAACTGCGACCGGAGCAACGATCGCCGTCGCTCTCGGAGAATTA ACCACGGTGCCCCCATATCATGCTCAGACCAGTCCCGTCGAGCGCGTAAACCGGACATTAAAAACGATGATTATCTCTTTCGTGGAAGACGATCATCGAAATTGGGACGTCCACCTTCTTGAACTGTGTTTCGCGCTCAATACGGCGGTACAATCGTCCACCCAGATGACCCCTGCCTTCCTTAACCTCGGTAGGCACCCGAGACCCGCGAAAAGCATCTTGAAAGAATTGCCGGCGCCCCCTTACGGGAACTGGGCTGACTCCGCGGTGTGGAATGATAGGATGCAACGATTACCCTTGATCCATGACTGGGCGAGGAAAAACCTATCAAAAACGACTAGTCGACAGGCGGGCTATTATAATCGAGGTCGCGTGCACCGGGAATACAATTTAGTGCGCAGACGAAATCGGGTTTTATCGTCCACTGCGCAGAGATTCGCGGCAAAGTTAGCACCCCGTTTTAAAGGCCTTTATAAAATTACCGCGAAATTATCTCCCGTCGTGTATCGAATTCGTATACCGGGAAAGAGAACGCAACCCAAAGTTCATACCAAAAACCTGTTACCCTACCACCCACCCCTTAACCCACCAGGACCAATGAATTTAATACTACCACACCCCCCAGACCAATTCGTAAAATGA